The proteins below come from a single Pseudochaenichthys georgianus chromosome 14, fPseGeo1.2, whole genome shotgun sequence genomic window:
- the LOC117458715 gene encoding proto-oncogene DBL isoform X1: protein MAESNPMWGFPRLRRAATSFPGNLHLVLVLGPSGLLSSAPSPSSSTDLGFRFSQDDFLLKMPVVMLRSVGDLLRYIDEHHLTSDFTAKVEYCQSDWVLLRQAIETFAVTVKKIAQHLQGFGAELSETNLPDEANAIEFLLHSHTHRYRQMKDDIRSVLKEGRLLLSNLETVKASKRDVEEERDLKSDMDTVQRLLAQLRDMEEAFDGFFEKHHLKLQQYLQLLHYEMRFQQMEELLERITAKEADIDSVGTNVVQTEQLLMDLEILDANAQEEMARAQVLILHGHQLAANHHYALALIVQRCNELRHRCDLITAAVRIKRASLTRAQDLLLRLEGALRWCDEGAYLLASQMVDRFQTREGAQEALQYLTYHQERAPSALKNNQDIVSLELEAILTPQLQSQISMVAEKLNSMQSMIRNREQCLKKLADVQIRPIQLVAPRPEHTSQRCKSPLFSPKHGVDFNVLNSKFSFDLLPGKRAARKNNNQRKIEVMHDFQGNRSCLYGSTTETDSEAEDNPEQVTRHVMKELIATERIYVDELLSVLLGYRAEMEDPSMSNLLPSALRSQKDVLFGNMPEIYQFHSRIFLQDLQSCMETPERVGACFLQRKKKFQVYQRYCQNKPRSELLWRQCSDSTFFKECQKKLDHKLGLDSYLLKPVQRLAKYQLLLKELLKHCTEDLYRCELQEALDSMLELLKSVNDSMHQIAITGYQADLSQLGRVVLQGGFSVWISHKRAAVRMKELARFKPMQRHLFLYELALLFCKRRDEDNQDRTPYYSFKSCLRMSSVGITENVKGDVKKFEIWYSGREVVYIVQAPTLEIKVAWLTEIRKILTNQQKNRQDEALTLSDNPLSDSASVMCVSWGGASVGGCSACLPVPNSSSTTSHSHRTRGEESIDTSPAHSEPVVNSPRRTWPVPAHTVAICEGLEDWGAATDLSNLSDSDEEDQPSPLVAGRYRVLVESSMASTDDIIFNCGDVIQLLHEEMSGMWMVRNISRKEEGRVLPEDLHRILGETC from the exons ACCTCATTTCCAGGAAATCTGCATCTGGTCTTGGTGCTCGGCCCCAGCGGTTTGTTAAGCTCCGCCCCCAGTCCGTCTTCAAGCACTGACCTCGGCTTCCGCTTCAGCCAGGATGACTTCCTGTTAAAGATGCCG GTGGTGATGTTACGTTCTGTTGGTGACCTGCTACGCTACATCGATGAACACCACCTGACATCAGACTTCACTGCAAAAGTGGAGTACTGCCAAAGTGACTGGGTCCTCCTCCGTCAG GCCATTGAGACCTTTGCAGTGACAGTGAAGAAGATCGCCCAGCATCTTCAGGGTTTTGGCGCAGAGCTTTCTGAAACCAACCTTCCAGATGAAGCTAATGCCATCGAGTTCCTgctgcactcacacacacaccgataCCGGCAGATGAAG GACGATATCCGGAGCGTGCTGAAAGAAGGACGGCTGCTGCTGTCAAACCTGGAGACGGTCAAAGCCTCAAAGAGAGATGTAGAGGAGGAGAGGGACTTAAAATCAGACATGGACACTGTTCAAAG GCTCCTGGCTCAGCTCAGAGACATGGAGGAGGCGTTTGATGGCTTCTTTGAGAAACACCACCTGAAGCTACAGCAGTACCTCCAGCTGCTGCACTATGAAATGAGGTTCCAGCAG atGGAGGAGTTGCTGGAGAGGATCACTGCCAAAGAGGCGGACATTGACTCTGTGGGAACAAATGTGGTTCAGACAGAGCAGCTGCTGATGGACCTGGAGATACTGGACGCAAACGCTCAG GAGGAGATGGCTCGTGCCCAGGTGTTGATCCTGCATGGCCACCAGTTGGCGGCCAACCACCATTACGCCCTGGCGCTCATTGTCCAGCGCTGCAACGAGCTGCGGCATCGCTGTGACCTCATCACTGCTGCCGTACGCATCAAGAGGGCCTCGCTCACCAGAGCACAAGACCTGCTGCTCCGCCTTGAAGGG GCCCTTCGGTGGTGTGACGAGGGTGCCTATCTTCTGGCGAGTCAGATGGTGGACAGGTTCCAAACCCGGGAGGGGGCTCAGGAGGCGCTGCAGTACCTCACCTATCACCAGGAGAGGGCGCCGTCTGCACTGAAGAACAATCAGGACATCGTCAGCCTGGAGCTGGAAGCCATACTCACCCCACAGCTGCAG TCCCAAATTTCCATGGTGGCAGAGAAACTGAACTCGATGCAGTCCATGATCAGAAACAGAGAGCAGTGTCTGAAGAAGCTGGCCGATGTACAAATCAGACCCATTCAGCTGGTGGCCCCGAGGCCCGAACATACCTCGCAGCGCTGCAAGTCACCCCTCTTCTCCCCAAAACATG GTGTAGACTTTAACGTCCTGAACTCCAAGTTCTCCTTTGATCTGCTACCTGGCAAACGAGCGGCGAGAAAGAACAACAACCAACGCAAg ATCGAGGTAATGCATGATTTTCAAGGCAACCGCAGCTGTTTGTATGGCTCCACAACAGAAACAGATTCAGAGGCAGAAGACAATCCAGAGCAGGTCACACG CCATGTAATGAAGGAGCTGATCGCTACAGAGAGGATCTATGTGGACGAGCTGCTCTCTGTCCTTCTG ggCTACAGAGCAGAAATGGAGGACCCATCCATGTCTAATCTTCTTCCTTCAGCTCTGCGCAGCCAGAAGGACGTTCTATTCGGCAACATGCCAGAGATTTACCAGTTCCACAGCAG GATCTTCCTCCAGGATCTGCAGAGTTGCATGGAGACACCAGAGAGGGTGGGGGCTTGCTTCCTGCAACGG aaaAAGAAGTTCCAGGTGTACCAGCGTTACTGCCAAAACAAGCCACGCTCCGAGTTGCTATGGAGACAATGCTCTGATTCAACCTTCTTCAAG GAGTGCCAGAAGAAGCTAGACCACAAGCTGGGTCTGGACTCTTACCTCCTGAAACCAGTCCAGCGCCTCGCCAAGTACCAGCTgctcctcaag GAGCTGCTGAAGCACTGCACGGAGGATCTGTACCGCTGTGAGCTGCAGGAGGCTCTGGACTCCATGCTGGAGCTGCTGAAGTCTGTCAACGACTCCATGCATCAGATCGCCATCACTGGATATCAG GCCGATCTCAGCCAGCTGGGCCGGGTGGTGCTGCAGGGGGGCTTCAGCGTGTGGATCAGCCATAAGAGGGCGGCGGTGCGCATGAAGGAGCTGGCCCGGTTCAAACCCATGCAGAGACACCTCTTCCTGTACGAGCTCGCCCTGCTCTTCTGCAAGCGCAGAGACGAGGACAATCAAGACAGGACACCCTACTACAGCTTCAAGTCCTGCCTCAGA ATGAGTTCAGTGGGAATCACAGAAAATGTGAAAGGAGATGTGAAGAAATTTGAAATCTGGTACAGCGGCAGAGAAGTGGTGTACATTGTTCAG gctccCACACTGGAGATCAAAGTTGCCTGGCTGACGGAGATTCGAAAAATTCTCACCAACCAGCAGAAAAATCGCCAAG ATGAGGCTCTTACACTTTCAGACAACCCTCTCTCTGACAG TGCatcagtgatgtgtgtgtcgtgGGGCGGAGCATCGGTTGGAGGCTGCTCAGCGTGTCTCCCTGTTCCTAACAGCTCCTCGACAACAAGCCACTCCCACAGGACTCGAGGGGAGGAGTCTATTGACACAAGCCCCGCCCACTCTGAGCCAGTGGTCAATTCACCTCGACGCA CCTGGCCTGTTCCTGCTCACACCGTGGCGATCTGTGAGGGCCTGGAGGACTGGGGGGCCGCTACAGACCTCTCCAACCTGTCAGACTCAGATGAGGAGGATCAGCCTTCCCCTCTG GTGGCGGGCAGGTACCGGGTCCTGGTAGAGAGCAGCATGGCCAGCACTGATGACATCATCTTCAACTGCGGTGACGTAATCCAGCTGCTGCACGAGGAAATGTCGGGAATGTG GATGGTGAGGAATATAAGTCGTAAGGAAGAAGGGCGTGTTTTACCTGAGGACCTGCACAGGATTCTGGGAGAAACCTGCTGA
- the LOC117458715 gene encoding proto-oncogene DBL isoform X2, with protein MAESNPMWGFPRLRRAATSFPGNLHLVLVLGPSGLLSSAPSPSSSTDLGFRFSQDDFLLKMPVVMLRSVGDLLRYIDEHHLTSDFTAKVEYCQSDWVLLRQAIETFAVTVKKIAQHLQGFGAELSETNLPDEANAIEFLLHSHTHRYRQMKDDIRSVLKEGRLLLSNLETVKASKRDVEEERDLKSDMDTVQRLLAQLRDMEEAFDGFFEKHHLKLQQYLQLLHYEMRFQQMEELLERITAKEADIDSVGTNVVQTEQLLMDLEILDANAQEEMARAQVLILHGHQLAANHHYALALIVQRCNELRHRCDLITAAVRIKRASLTRAQDLLLRLEGALRWCDEGAYLLASQMVDRFQTREGAQEALQYLTYHQERAPSALKNNQDIVSLELEAILTPQLQSQISMVAEKLNSMQSMIRNREQCLKKLADVQIRPIQLVAPRPEHTSQRCKSPLFSPKHGVDFNVLNSKFSFDLLPGKRAARKNNNQRKIEVMHDFQGNRSCLYGSTTETDSEAEDNPEQVTRHVMKELIATERIYVDELLSVLLGYRAEMEDPSMSNLLPSALRSQKDVLFGNMPEIYQFHSRIFLQDLQSCMETPERVGACFLQRKKKFQVYQRYCQNKPRSELLWRQCSDSTFFKECQKKLDHKLGLDSYLLKPVQRLAKYQLLLKELLKHCTEDLYRCELQEALDSMLELLKSVNDSMHQIAITGYQADLSQLGRVVLQGGFSVWISHKRAAVRMKELARFKPMQRHLFLYELALLFCKRRDEDNQDRTPYYSFKSCLRMSSVGITENVKGDVKKFEIWYSGREVVYIVQAPTLEIKVAWLTEIRKILTNQQKNRQDEALTLSDNPLSDSSSTTSHSHRTRGEESIDTSPAHSEPVVNSPRRTWPVPAHTVAICEGLEDWGAATDLSNLSDSDEEDQPSPLVAGRYRVLVESSMASTDDIIFNCGDVIQLLHEEMSGMWMVRNISRKEEGRVLPEDLHRILGETC; from the exons ACCTCATTTCCAGGAAATCTGCATCTGGTCTTGGTGCTCGGCCCCAGCGGTTTGTTAAGCTCCGCCCCCAGTCCGTCTTCAAGCACTGACCTCGGCTTCCGCTTCAGCCAGGATGACTTCCTGTTAAAGATGCCG GTGGTGATGTTACGTTCTGTTGGTGACCTGCTACGCTACATCGATGAACACCACCTGACATCAGACTTCACTGCAAAAGTGGAGTACTGCCAAAGTGACTGGGTCCTCCTCCGTCAG GCCATTGAGACCTTTGCAGTGACAGTGAAGAAGATCGCCCAGCATCTTCAGGGTTTTGGCGCAGAGCTTTCTGAAACCAACCTTCCAGATGAAGCTAATGCCATCGAGTTCCTgctgcactcacacacacaccgataCCGGCAGATGAAG GACGATATCCGGAGCGTGCTGAAAGAAGGACGGCTGCTGCTGTCAAACCTGGAGACGGTCAAAGCCTCAAAGAGAGATGTAGAGGAGGAGAGGGACTTAAAATCAGACATGGACACTGTTCAAAG GCTCCTGGCTCAGCTCAGAGACATGGAGGAGGCGTTTGATGGCTTCTTTGAGAAACACCACCTGAAGCTACAGCAGTACCTCCAGCTGCTGCACTATGAAATGAGGTTCCAGCAG atGGAGGAGTTGCTGGAGAGGATCACTGCCAAAGAGGCGGACATTGACTCTGTGGGAACAAATGTGGTTCAGACAGAGCAGCTGCTGATGGACCTGGAGATACTGGACGCAAACGCTCAG GAGGAGATGGCTCGTGCCCAGGTGTTGATCCTGCATGGCCACCAGTTGGCGGCCAACCACCATTACGCCCTGGCGCTCATTGTCCAGCGCTGCAACGAGCTGCGGCATCGCTGTGACCTCATCACTGCTGCCGTACGCATCAAGAGGGCCTCGCTCACCAGAGCACAAGACCTGCTGCTCCGCCTTGAAGGG GCCCTTCGGTGGTGTGACGAGGGTGCCTATCTTCTGGCGAGTCAGATGGTGGACAGGTTCCAAACCCGGGAGGGGGCTCAGGAGGCGCTGCAGTACCTCACCTATCACCAGGAGAGGGCGCCGTCTGCACTGAAGAACAATCAGGACATCGTCAGCCTGGAGCTGGAAGCCATACTCACCCCACAGCTGCAG TCCCAAATTTCCATGGTGGCAGAGAAACTGAACTCGATGCAGTCCATGATCAGAAACAGAGAGCAGTGTCTGAAGAAGCTGGCCGATGTACAAATCAGACCCATTCAGCTGGTGGCCCCGAGGCCCGAACATACCTCGCAGCGCTGCAAGTCACCCCTCTTCTCCCCAAAACATG GTGTAGACTTTAACGTCCTGAACTCCAAGTTCTCCTTTGATCTGCTACCTGGCAAACGAGCGGCGAGAAAGAACAACAACCAACGCAAg ATCGAGGTAATGCATGATTTTCAAGGCAACCGCAGCTGTTTGTATGGCTCCACAACAGAAACAGATTCAGAGGCAGAAGACAATCCAGAGCAGGTCACACG CCATGTAATGAAGGAGCTGATCGCTACAGAGAGGATCTATGTGGACGAGCTGCTCTCTGTCCTTCTG ggCTACAGAGCAGAAATGGAGGACCCATCCATGTCTAATCTTCTTCCTTCAGCTCTGCGCAGCCAGAAGGACGTTCTATTCGGCAACATGCCAGAGATTTACCAGTTCCACAGCAG GATCTTCCTCCAGGATCTGCAGAGTTGCATGGAGACACCAGAGAGGGTGGGGGCTTGCTTCCTGCAACGG aaaAAGAAGTTCCAGGTGTACCAGCGTTACTGCCAAAACAAGCCACGCTCCGAGTTGCTATGGAGACAATGCTCTGATTCAACCTTCTTCAAG GAGTGCCAGAAGAAGCTAGACCACAAGCTGGGTCTGGACTCTTACCTCCTGAAACCAGTCCAGCGCCTCGCCAAGTACCAGCTgctcctcaag GAGCTGCTGAAGCACTGCACGGAGGATCTGTACCGCTGTGAGCTGCAGGAGGCTCTGGACTCCATGCTGGAGCTGCTGAAGTCTGTCAACGACTCCATGCATCAGATCGCCATCACTGGATATCAG GCCGATCTCAGCCAGCTGGGCCGGGTGGTGCTGCAGGGGGGCTTCAGCGTGTGGATCAGCCATAAGAGGGCGGCGGTGCGCATGAAGGAGCTGGCCCGGTTCAAACCCATGCAGAGACACCTCTTCCTGTACGAGCTCGCCCTGCTCTTCTGCAAGCGCAGAGACGAGGACAATCAAGACAGGACACCCTACTACAGCTTCAAGTCCTGCCTCAGA ATGAGTTCAGTGGGAATCACAGAAAATGTGAAAGGAGATGTGAAGAAATTTGAAATCTGGTACAGCGGCAGAGAAGTGGTGTACATTGTTCAG gctccCACACTGGAGATCAAAGTTGCCTGGCTGACGGAGATTCGAAAAATTCTCACCAACCAGCAGAAAAATCGCCAAG ATGAGGCTCTTACACTTTCAGACAACCCTCTCTCTGACAG CTCCTCGACAACAAGCCACTCCCACAGGACTCGAGGGGAGGAGTCTATTGACACAAGCCCCGCCCACTCTGAGCCAGTGGTCAATTCACCTCGACGCA CCTGGCCTGTTCCTGCTCACACCGTGGCGATCTGTGAGGGCCTGGAGGACTGGGGGGCCGCTACAGACCTCTCCAACCTGTCAGACTCAGATGAGGAGGATCAGCCTTCCCCTCTG GTGGCGGGCAGGTACCGGGTCCTGGTAGAGAGCAGCATGGCCAGCACTGATGACATCATCTTCAACTGCGGTGACGTAATCCAGCTGCTGCACGAGGAAATGTCGGGAATGTG GATGGTGAGGAATATAAGTCGTAAGGAAGAAGGGCGTGTTTTACCTGAGGACCTGCACAGGATTCTGGGAGAAACCTGCTGA
- the LOC117458715 gene encoding proto-oncogene DBL isoform X3: MAESNPMWGFPRLRRAATSFPGNLHLVLVLGPSGLLSSAPSPSSSTDLGFRFSQDDFLLKMPVVMLRSVGDLLRYIDEHHLTSDFTAKVEYCQSDWVLLRQAIETFAVTVKKIAQHLQGFGAELSETNLPDEANAIEFLLHSHTHRYRQMKDDIRSVLKEGRLLLSNLETVKASKRDVEEERDLKSDMDTVQRLLAQLRDMEEAFDGFFEKHHLKLQQYLQLLHYEMRFQQMEELLERITAKEADIDSVGTNVVQTEQLLMDLEILDANAQEEMARAQVLILHGHQLAANHHYALALIVQRCNELRHRCDLITAAVRIKRASLTRAQDLLLRLEGALRWCDEGAYLLASQMVDRFQTREGAQEALQYLTYHQERAPSALKNNQDIVSLELEAILTPQLQSQISMVAEKLNSMQSMIRNREQCLKKLADVQIRPIQLVAPRPEHTSQRCKSPLFSPKHGVDFNVLNSKFSFDLLPGKRAARKNNNQRKIEVMHDFQGNRSCLYGSTTETDSEAEDNPEQVTRHVMKELIATERIYVDELLSVLLGYRAEMEDPSMSNLLPSALRSQKDVLFGNMPEIYQFHSRIFLQDLQSCMETPERVGACFLQRKKKFQVYQRYCQNKPRSELLWRQCSDSTFFKECQKKLDHKLGLDSYLLKPVQRLAKYQLLLKELLKHCTEDLYRCELQEALDSMLELLKSVNDSMHQIAITGYQADLSQLGRVVLQGGFSVWISHKRAAVRMKELARFKPMQRHLFLYELALLFCKRRDEDNQDRTPYYSFKSCLRMSSVGITENVKGDVKKFEIWYSGREVVYIVQAPTLEIKVAWLTEIRKILTNQQKNRQDEALTLSDNPLSDR, encoded by the exons ACCTCATTTCCAGGAAATCTGCATCTGGTCTTGGTGCTCGGCCCCAGCGGTTTGTTAAGCTCCGCCCCCAGTCCGTCTTCAAGCACTGACCTCGGCTTCCGCTTCAGCCAGGATGACTTCCTGTTAAAGATGCCG GTGGTGATGTTACGTTCTGTTGGTGACCTGCTACGCTACATCGATGAACACCACCTGACATCAGACTTCACTGCAAAAGTGGAGTACTGCCAAAGTGACTGGGTCCTCCTCCGTCAG GCCATTGAGACCTTTGCAGTGACAGTGAAGAAGATCGCCCAGCATCTTCAGGGTTTTGGCGCAGAGCTTTCTGAAACCAACCTTCCAGATGAAGCTAATGCCATCGAGTTCCTgctgcactcacacacacaccgataCCGGCAGATGAAG GACGATATCCGGAGCGTGCTGAAAGAAGGACGGCTGCTGCTGTCAAACCTGGAGACGGTCAAAGCCTCAAAGAGAGATGTAGAGGAGGAGAGGGACTTAAAATCAGACATGGACACTGTTCAAAG GCTCCTGGCTCAGCTCAGAGACATGGAGGAGGCGTTTGATGGCTTCTTTGAGAAACACCACCTGAAGCTACAGCAGTACCTCCAGCTGCTGCACTATGAAATGAGGTTCCAGCAG atGGAGGAGTTGCTGGAGAGGATCACTGCCAAAGAGGCGGACATTGACTCTGTGGGAACAAATGTGGTTCAGACAGAGCAGCTGCTGATGGACCTGGAGATACTGGACGCAAACGCTCAG GAGGAGATGGCTCGTGCCCAGGTGTTGATCCTGCATGGCCACCAGTTGGCGGCCAACCACCATTACGCCCTGGCGCTCATTGTCCAGCGCTGCAACGAGCTGCGGCATCGCTGTGACCTCATCACTGCTGCCGTACGCATCAAGAGGGCCTCGCTCACCAGAGCACAAGACCTGCTGCTCCGCCTTGAAGGG GCCCTTCGGTGGTGTGACGAGGGTGCCTATCTTCTGGCGAGTCAGATGGTGGACAGGTTCCAAACCCGGGAGGGGGCTCAGGAGGCGCTGCAGTACCTCACCTATCACCAGGAGAGGGCGCCGTCTGCACTGAAGAACAATCAGGACATCGTCAGCCTGGAGCTGGAAGCCATACTCACCCCACAGCTGCAG TCCCAAATTTCCATGGTGGCAGAGAAACTGAACTCGATGCAGTCCATGATCAGAAACAGAGAGCAGTGTCTGAAGAAGCTGGCCGATGTACAAATCAGACCCATTCAGCTGGTGGCCCCGAGGCCCGAACATACCTCGCAGCGCTGCAAGTCACCCCTCTTCTCCCCAAAACATG GTGTAGACTTTAACGTCCTGAACTCCAAGTTCTCCTTTGATCTGCTACCTGGCAAACGAGCGGCGAGAAAGAACAACAACCAACGCAAg ATCGAGGTAATGCATGATTTTCAAGGCAACCGCAGCTGTTTGTATGGCTCCACAACAGAAACAGATTCAGAGGCAGAAGACAATCCAGAGCAGGTCACACG CCATGTAATGAAGGAGCTGATCGCTACAGAGAGGATCTATGTGGACGAGCTGCTCTCTGTCCTTCTG ggCTACAGAGCAGAAATGGAGGACCCATCCATGTCTAATCTTCTTCCTTCAGCTCTGCGCAGCCAGAAGGACGTTCTATTCGGCAACATGCCAGAGATTTACCAGTTCCACAGCAG GATCTTCCTCCAGGATCTGCAGAGTTGCATGGAGACACCAGAGAGGGTGGGGGCTTGCTTCCTGCAACGG aaaAAGAAGTTCCAGGTGTACCAGCGTTACTGCCAAAACAAGCCACGCTCCGAGTTGCTATGGAGACAATGCTCTGATTCAACCTTCTTCAAG GAGTGCCAGAAGAAGCTAGACCACAAGCTGGGTCTGGACTCTTACCTCCTGAAACCAGTCCAGCGCCTCGCCAAGTACCAGCTgctcctcaag GAGCTGCTGAAGCACTGCACGGAGGATCTGTACCGCTGTGAGCTGCAGGAGGCTCTGGACTCCATGCTGGAGCTGCTGAAGTCTGTCAACGACTCCATGCATCAGATCGCCATCACTGGATATCAG GCCGATCTCAGCCAGCTGGGCCGGGTGGTGCTGCAGGGGGGCTTCAGCGTGTGGATCAGCCATAAGAGGGCGGCGGTGCGCATGAAGGAGCTGGCCCGGTTCAAACCCATGCAGAGACACCTCTTCCTGTACGAGCTCGCCCTGCTCTTCTGCAAGCGCAGAGACGAGGACAATCAAGACAGGACACCCTACTACAGCTTCAAGTCCTGCCTCAGA ATGAGTTCAGTGGGAATCACAGAAAATGTGAAAGGAGATGTGAAGAAATTTGAAATCTGGTACAGCGGCAGAGAAGTGGTGTACATTGTTCAG gctccCACACTGGAGATCAAAGTTGCCTGGCTGACGGAGATTCGAAAAATTCTCACCAACCAGCAGAAAAATCGCCAAG ATGAGGCTCTTACACTTTCAGACAACCCTCTCTCTGACAG GTAA